A portion of the Hoplias malabaricus isolate fHopMal1 chromosome 1, fHopMal1.hap1, whole genome shotgun sequence genome contains these proteins:
- the LOC136688554 gene encoding uncharacterized protein, whose amino-acid sequence MAHSRLTAAEALLHIQESFALESEEDFSSSDESGEDSDEERLYFEKRIDPKEDCCDKNVENTPPPGKRKRCLPSLQPPTYRAGAHGPSTVALNVENTPPPGKRQCRQPSLQPPTCRAGAHGPSTSALNVENIPPPCKRQRRRPSLQPQTCRAETHGPSTSTLVQPPSWENEVVEDVCPPPLRFLPAREPGVQLRKGDSYTPHPSSSCSFQRMLWKSSDSWE is encoded by the exons atggCGCACTCACGGTTAACAGCTGCGGAGGCACTTCTACACATCCAGGAGAGCTTTGCTTTGGAAAGTGAAGAGGATTTCAGCTCGtctgacgaaagcggggaggacagtgacgaagaaagaCTTTATTTTGAGAAGCGGATTGATCCCAAGGAGGATTGTTGTGAtaa aaatgtggaaaatactccacctccagGCAAAAGAAAACGCTGTCTGCccagtctgcaaccaccaacaTATAGGGCAGGAgcacatggtccttccacagttgcact aaatgtggaaaatactccacctccagGCAAAAGACAATGCCGTCAGCccagtctgcaaccaccaacaTGTAGGGCAGGAgcacatggtccttccacatctgcact aaatgtggaaaatattccACCTCCATGCAAAAGACAACGCCGTCGGCCCAGTCTGCAACCACAAACATGTAGGGCGgaaacacatggtccttccacatctacact tgtacaGCCACCATCATGGGAAAATGAAGTAGTTGAGGATGTCTGTCCACCACCACTGCGCTTTCTTCCTGCAAGGGAGCCTGGTGTTCAACTGAGGAAAGGGGACAGCTACACACCCCATCCCTCTTCAAGTTGTTCTTTCCAAAGGATGCTGTGGAAGTCCTCTGATTCCTGGGAGTGA